Proteins from one Streptomyces sp. NBC_00390 genomic window:
- a CDS encoding NUDIX hydrolase: protein MGTPDFIREIRATAGHQLLLLPGVSAVVLDDEGQVLLGRRADTGTWSIIGGIPEPGEEPAATAEREVYEETAVRCVAERVVLVQALPKPVTYPNGDRCQYMDVTVRCRAVGGEPRVNDDESLEVGFFPLDALPELKPFATFRIKQALTDGPAWFQPTTER from the coding sequence ATGGGCACCCCTGACTTCATCCGAGAGATCCGGGCCACCGCCGGACACCAGCTGCTGCTCCTGCCGGGCGTCAGTGCCGTGGTCCTCGACGACGAGGGACAGGTACTGCTCGGCAGGCGCGCCGACACCGGCACATGGTCGATCATCGGCGGGATCCCGGAACCGGGCGAGGAACCGGCTGCCACGGCGGAACGCGAGGTGTACGAGGAGACGGCGGTGCGCTGCGTCGCGGAACGCGTCGTGCTGGTGCAGGCGCTGCCCAAGCCCGTCACCTACCCCAACGGCGACCGGTGCCAGTACATGGACGTCACCGTGCGCTGCCGGGCGGTGGGCGGCGAGCCCCGGGTGAATGACGACGAGTCGCTGGAGGTGGGTTTCTTCCCGCTGGACGCGCTGCCGGAGCTCAAGCCCTTCGCAACCTTCCGGATCAAGCAGGCACTCACCGATGGACCGGCATGGTTCCAACCCACCACCGAGCGATGA
- the lnt gene encoding apolipoprotein N-acyltransferase, whose protein sequence is MSATITPVDTTRPAPSAGRPLLQWLVRPGAAALSGVLLFLSFPPRPLWWLVLPGFALLGRTLRGRGPRAALGLGYLAGLGFLLPLLIWTGVEVGPVPWLALAALEALFVAVTCVGIAAVSRLPVWPLWGAAVWIAGEAVRAHVPFGGFPWGKIAFGQADGFFLPLAAVGGTPLLSFAVALCGFGLYETLRQVLVRRRTGELPRGTAVVALLCLLVPVVAGLAARPLVDDSAEDGTATVAAIQGNVPRLGFDFNAQRRAVLDNHAERTEQLADDVAAGKVPQPDFVLWPENSSDLDPYRNGDARRVIDAAVKAIGVPTVVGAVVTPETGKLRNTLIEWDPARGPVDTYDKRHVQPFGEYIPLRPLVRIFNADVDRVRRDFGPGHKVGVFDLAGTKVGLVTCYEAAFDDAARDTVTNGAQLISVPSNNATFGRSEMTYQQLAMSRVRAVEHSRSVVVPVTSGVSAVIMPDGRIVQQTKMFTPDALVAEVPLRSSLTPATRLGVWPEVALLLLAAGALGKVTVSAVRGWRQRKAGRGAADAG, encoded by the coding sequence GTGAGTGCCACCATCACCCCCGTCGACACCACCCGCCCGGCCCCCTCGGCCGGACGACCGCTGCTGCAGTGGCTCGTACGGCCCGGCGCTGCCGCGCTCTCCGGTGTCCTGCTCTTCCTGAGCTTTCCGCCACGGCCCCTGTGGTGGCTGGTGCTCCCCGGGTTCGCCCTGCTCGGCCGGACCCTGCGCGGGCGGGGCCCGAGGGCAGCGCTGGGTCTCGGGTATCTCGCCGGTCTCGGATTTCTGCTGCCCCTGCTGATCTGGACCGGCGTGGAGGTCGGCCCGGTGCCGTGGCTGGCACTGGCCGCGCTGGAGGCGCTGTTCGTCGCCGTCACCTGCGTGGGGATCGCCGCGGTCTCCCGGCTGCCGGTGTGGCCCCTCTGGGGAGCGGCCGTCTGGATCGCCGGCGAGGCGGTCCGCGCACACGTGCCGTTCGGCGGCTTCCCCTGGGGCAAGATCGCCTTCGGGCAGGCGGACGGGTTCTTCCTGCCGCTCGCGGCCGTCGGCGGAACACCCCTGCTCAGTTTCGCCGTCGCGCTGTGCGGTTTCGGTCTGTACGAGACCCTCCGCCAGGTGCTCGTACGGCGCCGCACCGGCGAACTCCCGCGCGGCACGGCGGTCGTGGCCCTGCTCTGTCTCCTCGTCCCTGTCGTCGCGGGTCTCGCCGCCCGTCCCCTCGTGGACGACTCCGCCGAGGACGGCACCGCGACCGTTGCCGCGATCCAGGGGAACGTGCCGCGCCTCGGATTCGACTTCAACGCCCAGCGCCGTGCGGTGCTCGACAACCACGCCGAACGCACGGAGCAGCTCGCCGACGACGTGGCGGCGGGCAAGGTGCCCCAGCCGGACTTCGTCCTGTGGCCGGAGAACTCCTCCGACCTCGACCCGTACCGCAACGGCGACGCACGCAGGGTCATCGACGCGGCGGTGAAGGCGATCGGCGTGCCGACCGTCGTCGGAGCGGTGGTCACCCCCGAGACCGGCAAGCTCCGCAACACCCTCATCGAGTGGGACCCGGCGCGCGGTCCGGTGGACACGTACGACAAGCGCCATGTCCAGCCCTTCGGCGAGTACATCCCGCTGCGGCCTCTCGTGCGGATCTTCAACGCCGACGTCGACCGCGTCCGCCGCGACTTCGGACCCGGTCACAAGGTCGGGGTCTTCGACCTCGCGGGCACCAAGGTCGGCCTGGTCACCTGCTACGAGGCCGCCTTCGACGACGCGGCCCGCGACACCGTCACCAACGGCGCCCAGCTCATCTCCGTACCGAGCAACAACGCCACCTTCGGGCGCAGCGAGATGACCTACCAGCAACTGGCGATGTCCCGGGTCCGGGCCGTGGAGCACAGCCGGTCGGTCGTGGTTCCCGTCACCAGCGGCGTGAGCGCGGTCATCATGCCGGACGGGCGCATCGTCCAGCAGACCAAGATGTTCACGCCGGACGCGCTGGTCGCCGAGGTGCCGCTCCGCTCCTCGCTGACCCCTGCCACGCGCCTCGGCGTCTGGCCGGAGGTGGCGCTGCTGCTGCTGGCGGCCGGGGCGCTCGGCAAGGTCACCGTCTCGGCCGTGCGCGGGTGGCGGCAGCGGAAGGCCGGCCGGGGCGCCGCTGACGCCGGTTAG
- a CDS encoding 3-hydroxybutyrate dehydrogenase, protein MTAPTTSGPAPHSVTLDLGGRTALVTGAASGIGRACALRLAAAGAKVRAVDRDADGLASLAEGITGLAGALEPLVLDLTDLEAAEAAAAGTDILVNNAGLQLVRPIEEFPPDVFHTVLTVMLEAPFRLIRGALPHMYAQGWGRIVNLSSVHGLRASAYKSAYVAAKHGLEGLSKTAALEGAPHGVTSVCVSPGYVRTPLVEKQIADQAAAHSLPEDQVLTDVLLKDSAIKRLVEPDEVAEAVLYLCSPQASFITGTSIALDGGWTAH, encoded by the coding sequence ATGACCGCGCCCACCACTTCAGGTCCCGCACCGCACTCCGTCACGCTCGATCTCGGCGGCAGAACCGCACTCGTCACCGGCGCCGCGAGTGGCATCGGCCGCGCCTGCGCGCTGCGGCTCGCAGCCGCCGGGGCGAAGGTCAGGGCCGTCGACCGGGACGCCGACGGGCTCGCCTCCCTTGCCGAGGGGATCACCGGCCTGGCGGGCGCCCTGGAACCGCTGGTCCTGGACCTGACCGACCTCGAAGCCGCCGAGGCGGCCGCGGCCGGTACGGACATCCTGGTCAACAACGCGGGGCTGCAACTGGTCCGGCCCATCGAGGAGTTCCCGCCGGACGTCTTCCACACCGTGCTCACCGTGATGCTGGAAGCGCCGTTCCGGCTGATCCGGGGCGCGCTGCCGCACATGTACGCCCAGGGCTGGGGCCGCATCGTGAACCTCTCGTCCGTCCACGGGCTGCGCGCCTCCGCCTACAAGTCCGCCTATGTGGCGGCCAAACACGGGCTCGAAGGGCTCTCCAAGACCGCGGCGCTCGAAGGCGCACCGCACGGGGTGACCTCCGTGTGCGTCAGCCCGGGCTATGTACGCACCCCCCTCGTCGAGAAGCAGATCGCCGATCAGGCGGCCGCCCACTCGCTGCCCGAGGACCAGGTGCTCACCGATGTCCTGCTCAAGGATTCCGCGATCAAGCGGCTCGTCGAACCGGACGAGGTCGCCGAAGCGGTCCTCTACCTGTGCTCGCCACAGGCATCCTTCATCACCGGCACCTCGATCGCTCTCGACGGCGGCTGGACCGCACACTAG